The following are from one region of the Mycolicibacterium helvum genome:
- a CDS encoding DMT family transporter, with the protein MSAHRHVDVALLVVAVAWGSSYLAAKEVATTESVFGFLVIRFALAAAGLMVVLGTRLRRITRSEIAFGGLFGTILSVIFTLETFGLTTTSASNAGLIISLTIVLTPLLEQWIHGTRLPATFYCASMVAVLGVGLLTQRGGYARPSLGDVLMVLAAAARAGHVIVMAHLSRGRSLNPGCVTLVQICFCLAVFSTVAQFTGRGAGDVAAHLPLQGWLITAYLALACTVFAFVIQAWAVRRTSPARVSLLLGTEPLWAAAVGILVAGDPLSVAAVAGAMLVLAGTNWGRTIVVASSSEPRPAPSQAPPSSKLLGRSTYLWQPGSSCRSSSARASRRMPPRLRARRWRRRRAS; encoded by the coding sequence ATGTCCGCCCACCGCCATGTCGACGTGGCTCTGCTCGTCGTCGCCGTCGCCTGGGGATCGAGCTATCTGGCGGCCAAGGAAGTCGCCACAACCGAGAGTGTGTTCGGGTTTCTCGTCATCAGGTTCGCCCTTGCCGCGGCCGGACTGATGGTCGTGCTGGGCACGAGACTGCGCCGCATCACTCGATCCGAGATCGCGTTTGGCGGCCTGTTCGGAACGATCCTCAGCGTCATCTTCACCCTGGAGACATTCGGGCTCACCACGACGTCGGCATCGAACGCGGGACTGATCATCTCCCTGACCATTGTGCTGACTCCGTTGCTAGAGCAGTGGATTCACGGCACGCGCCTGCCCGCGACCTTCTACTGCGCGAGCATGGTCGCGGTCCTCGGCGTTGGACTTCTCACTCAACGGGGCGGATACGCCAGACCGAGCCTCGGTGACGTGTTGATGGTGCTCGCCGCTGCGGCCCGTGCGGGTCACGTCATCGTGATGGCACACCTTTCCAGGGGCCGAAGCCTCAACCCCGGATGCGTCACTCTCGTGCAGATCTGCTTCTGCCTGGCGGTGTTCAGCACCGTCGCTCAGTTCACCGGCCGCGGCGCGGGAGACGTCGCTGCCCACTTGCCGCTCCAGGGCTGGCTCATCACCGCCTACCTCGCCCTGGCGTGCACTGTCTTCGCGTTCGTCATCCAAGCCTGGGCGGTGCGCCGAACGTCGCCAGCACGAGTGAGTCTGCTGCTGGGCACCGAACCGCTGTGGGCGGCCGCGGTCGGAATCCTCGTCGCCGGGGACCCGCTCAGCGTTGCCGCAGTCGCCGGCGCCATGCTGGTGCTCGCCGGAACGAACTGGGGCAGAACAATTGTCGTAGCGTCGAGCTCAGAGCCACGTCCCGCGCCAAGTCAAGCTCCCCCGAGCTCGAAGTTGCTCGGGAGATCTACCTATTTATGGCAACCCGGATCTAGCTGCCGGTCCAGTTCGGCGCGCGCTTCTCGGCGAATGCCACCGCGCCTTCGCGCGCGTCGTTGGAGGCGAAGACGGGCATCATGA
- a CDS encoding crotonase/enoyl-CoA hydratase family protein, protein MSENAVTEEPAVLTERRGRILIITINRPKAKNAVNAAVSNGLAAAMDELDGDAGLSVGIVTGAGGSFCAGMDLKAFARGENVVAEGRGLGFTERPPLKPLIAAVEGYALAGGTELALATDLIVAASDSAFGIPEVKRGLVAGGGGLLRLPQRIPYQIAMELALTGENLPAARAHELGLVNVVAEPGHALEAAIELAERITANGPLAVAATKRIITESRGWSPEEQWKKQGKIMMPVFASNDAREGAVAFAEKRAPNWTGS, encoded by the coding sequence GTGAGCGAAAACGCCGTTACCGAAGAGCCTGCCGTCCTCACCGAGCGCCGCGGCCGCATCCTGATCATCACCATCAACCGGCCCAAAGCCAAGAACGCCGTCAATGCCGCGGTCAGTAATGGTCTTGCTGCCGCGATGGACGAGCTCGACGGCGACGCCGGGCTGTCGGTGGGCATCGTCACCGGAGCAGGTGGTTCGTTCTGCGCGGGCATGGACCTCAAGGCCTTCGCCCGCGGCGAGAACGTCGTGGCCGAGGGGCGCGGCCTCGGCTTCACCGAGCGTCCGCCGCTCAAGCCGCTCATTGCCGCGGTCGAGGGTTATGCCCTGGCAGGCGGGACCGAGCTGGCGCTGGCCACCGACTTGATCGTGGCCGCCAGCGACTCCGCTTTCGGCATCCCCGAGGTCAAGCGTGGCCTGGTGGCCGGCGGCGGCGGGCTGCTGCGTCTGCCCCAGCGCATCCCGTACCAGATCGCGATGGAGCTGGCGCTGACCGGTGAGAACCTGCCGGCCGCACGTGCCCACGAACTGGGCTTGGTCAACGTGGTGGCCGAGCCCGGGCATGCGCTGGAGGCCGCGATCGAACTGGCCGAGCGGATCACTGCCAACGGCCCGCTGGCAGTGGCGGCCACCAAGCGGATCATCACCGAGTCGCGCGGCTGGTCTCCCGAGGAGCAGTGGAAGAAGCAGGGCAAGATCATGATGCCCGTCTTCGCCTCCAACGACGCGCGCGAAGGCGCGGTGGCATTCGCCGAGAAGCGCGCGCCGAACTGGACCGGCAGCTAG
- a CDS encoding 1-acyl-sn-glycerol-3-phosphate acyltransferase produces MGVLRPFLKLYHRSEVRGLESFPPGGALVVSNHSGGLFAMDVPVFALGFYDHFGYDRPVYTLSHDLVLTGPTAGFFIKNGFIRANHENADEALRSGGVVVVFPGGDYDVYRPTLAQNKIDFDGRTGYVRAAINAGVPIVPTVAIGGQESQFYLTRGTGLAKALRLDKLLRAKILPISFGFPFGLSAVVPLNVPLPTKIVVQVLEPIDIAEQFGEDPDIHAVDAYVRGVMQRALDDLAAQRRLPVIG; encoded by the coding sequence ATGGGCGTGCTGCGCCCGTTCCTCAAGCTGTATCACCGCAGTGAGGTCCGCGGGCTGGAGTCGTTCCCGCCCGGCGGCGCACTGGTGGTGTCCAACCACTCCGGCGGCCTGTTCGCGATGGACGTACCGGTGTTCGCGCTGGGCTTCTATGACCATTTCGGGTACGACCGCCCCGTCTACACCCTGAGCCACGACCTGGTGCTGACCGGTCCGACCGCCGGCTTCTTCATCAAGAACGGCTTCATCCGCGCGAATCACGAGAACGCCGACGAGGCGCTGCGTTCCGGCGGCGTGGTGGTGGTCTTCCCCGGTGGCGACTACGACGTCTACCGGCCGACCCTGGCTCAGAACAAGATCGACTTCGACGGCCGCACCGGCTACGTGCGGGCCGCGATCAACGCCGGCGTGCCAATCGTGCCCACGGTGGCCATCGGCGGTCAGGAGAGCCAGTTCTACCTCACCCGAGGCACCGGCCTGGCCAAGGCGCTGCGGCTGGACAAGCTGCTGCGAGCGAAGATCCTGCCCATCTCATTCGGCTTCCCGTTCGGGTTGAGCGCCGTCGTTCCGCTGAACGTCCCGCTGCCCACCAAGATCGTCGTACAGGTGCTCGAGCCGATCGACATCGCCGAGCAGTTCGGCGAGGACCCCGACATTCATGCCGTCGACGCCTACGTGCGCGGTGTGATGCAGCGGGCGCTCGACGACCTGGCCGCGCAGCGCCGCCTGCCGGTGATCGGCTGA
- the fadD12 gene encoding acyl-CoA ligase FadD12, with translation MDLLARLTSVGDAVVTLAKAGFLTPMRPDRTVRMVAAARDEGLTIATGFATAAARRPDSPGLIDELGTLTWRELDERAHALAAALQQLPAGTPQVVGIMCRNHRGFVESLIAATRIGADVLLLNTSFAGPALAEVVNREQADVVIYDEEFTESVDRALADRPQAARILAWTDAATGSDVAGPAAPATPTVEKLIATHTGQRATKTGRKSRLILLTSGTTGTPKGAKHSGGGAGNLVAILSRTPWRLGETTVVVAPMFHAWGFSQLVFSSAMACTVVTRRKFDPEATLALVDKYQATGLCVVPVMFDRIMDLPDDVRQRYSGRSLRFAACSGSRMRPDVVTTFMDEFGDVIYNNYNATEAGMIATATPADLRVAPDTAGKPAAGTEIRIYDDEFGPVPTGEVGRIFVKNSTQFDGYTSGNTKDFHDGFMSSGDIGRLDAAGRLFVVGRDDEMIVSGGENVYPIEVEKTLAGHPEVAEATVLGVEDEQYGQRLVAFVVLTDGASAGSDDLKAHVRGNLANYKVPREITILTELPRGSTGKILRNELIARTSDG, from the coding sequence ATGGATCTACTGGCCCGGCTGACCTCGGTCGGCGACGCAGTTGTCACGCTGGCCAAGGCCGGCTTCCTGACCCCGATGCGCCCGGACCGGACGGTGCGGATGGTCGCGGCCGCGCGCGACGAGGGACTGACGATCGCCACCGGGTTCGCGACGGCCGCCGCCCGCCGCCCGGACAGCCCCGGCCTGATCGACGAGCTGGGCACACTGACCTGGCGCGAGCTCGACGAGCGCGCCCATGCCTTGGCCGCCGCGCTGCAGCAGCTGCCGGCCGGGACACCCCAAGTGGTCGGCATCATGTGCCGCAACCACCGCGGCTTCGTCGAGTCGCTGATCGCGGCCACCCGCATCGGCGCCGACGTCCTGCTGCTGAACACCTCGTTCGCCGGACCCGCGCTGGCCGAGGTGGTCAACCGTGAGCAGGCCGACGTCGTCATCTACGACGAGGAGTTCACCGAGTCGGTGGACCGGGCGCTGGCCGACCGACCACAAGCGGCCCGAATCCTCGCGTGGACCGACGCGGCTACCGGATCTGATGTCGCCGGCCCAGCGGCTCCGGCCACGCCCACCGTCGAAAAACTGATCGCCACCCACACCGGACAGCGGGCCACCAAAACCGGCCGCAAGAGCCGGCTCATCCTGCTGACCTCGGGCACCACCGGAACGCCCAAGGGCGCCAAGCACTCCGGTGGCGGGGCCGGCAATCTCGTCGCAATCCTGAGCCGCACGCCGTGGCGGCTGGGCGAGACCACGGTGGTCGTCGCACCGATGTTCCACGCCTGGGGCTTCTCGCAGTTGGTGTTCTCCTCGGCGATGGCCTGCACGGTGGTAACCCGCCGCAAGTTCGATCCGGAGGCGACGCTGGCGCTGGTCGACAAGTATCAGGCCACCGGATTGTGTGTGGTGCCGGTGATGTTCGACCGCATCATGGATCTTCCCGACGATGTCCGCCAGCGCTACAGCGGCCGCTCACTGCGGTTCGCAGCATGCTCGGGGTCGCGGATGCGGCCCGATGTCGTCACCACATTCATGGACGAGTTCGGCGACGTCATCTACAACAACTACAACGCGACCGAGGCGGGCATGATCGCCACCGCGACCCCGGCCGACCTGCGGGTCGCACCCGACACCGCGGGTAAGCCGGCCGCCGGCACCGAGATCCGGATCTACGACGACGAATTCGGACCGGTCCCCACCGGGGAGGTCGGGCGGATCTTCGTCAAGAACTCCACCCAGTTCGACGGCTACACCTCGGGCAATACCAAGGACTTTCACGACGGCTTCATGTCCTCGGGCGATATCGGCCGCCTCGATGCGGCCGGCCGGCTGTTCGTCGTGGGCCGCGACGACGAGATGATCGTCTCCGGCGGCGAGAACGTCTATCCGATCGAGGTGGAGAAGACGCTCGCCGGGCATCCGGAGGTGGCCGAGGCCACCGTGCTCGGCGTCGAGGACGAACAATACGGTCAACGGCTGGTCGCCTTCGTGGTGCTCACCGACGGAGCGAGCGCAGGCTCCGACGACCTCAAAGCCCATGTCCGGGGGAACCTGGCCAACTACAAGGTCCCGCGGGAGATCACCATCCTGACCGAGCTCCCGCGCGGCAGCACTGGCAAGATCCTGCGTAATGAACTCATCGCTCGCACGTCTGACGGCTAA
- a CDS encoding alpha/beta hydrolase codes for MNSSLARLTAKLRRPRPLARAIVELTNAANGFRPLGRKGYKTLALFWFGWPTSELPLLYLAGSVLDAARRGLRGDFRGRRGFAALALTALSWPILVAIQRRNVTTPKPVLRAALVDGLGEDYLDVLDTLPSTPSPSGRPTAWRTTWARRQYVEKTNIVSYGPHGRANLADVWRRRDLPRDGKAPVLLEVPGGAWAIGWRRPQAYPLMSHLADRGWICVAMNYRVSPAHTWPDHIVDVKRALAWVKANIADYGGDPDFVAITGGSAGGHLAALAALTPNDPEYQPGFPDADTSVVAAVPVYGRYDWFTAHGEGRREFIGYLERFVVKRQFTRFREIYTAASPIRRLRADAPPFFILHGENDSLIPVGEAREFVEQFRDVSQSPVLYAELPGAQHAFDIFSSPRAHNSADAVGQFLSWVYASRMKKEPGA; via the coding sequence ATGAACTCATCGCTCGCACGTCTGACGGCTAAGCTGCGGCGCCCGCGCCCGCTGGCGCGTGCCATCGTCGAATTAACCAATGCCGCCAACGGGTTTCGCCCGCTGGGCCGCAAAGGCTACAAAACGCTGGCGCTGTTCTGGTTTGGCTGGCCCACCTCGGAGCTACCGCTGCTCTACCTGGCGGGCTCGGTGCTCGACGCCGCGCGCCGCGGGCTGCGTGGCGATTTCCGCGGCCGGCGCGGATTCGCGGCTCTGGCACTGACCGCGCTGTCCTGGCCGATCCTGGTGGCCATCCAGCGCCGAAATGTGACCACCCCGAAGCCGGTGCTGCGCGCCGCCCTGGTCGACGGCCTCGGCGAGGATTACCTCGACGTCCTCGACACCCTGCCGAGCACCCCGTCCCCGTCCGGGCGGCCGACGGCCTGGCGGACCACCTGGGCGCGGCGGCAGTACGTGGAGAAGACCAATATCGTCAGCTACGGGCCGCACGGCCGGGCCAACCTGGCCGACGTGTGGCGGCGCCGGGACCTGCCGCGCGACGGCAAGGCGCCGGTGCTGCTCGAGGTGCCCGGCGGGGCGTGGGCGATCGGCTGGCGCCGCCCGCAGGCCTACCCATTGATGAGCCACCTCGCCGACCGCGGCTGGATCTGCGTGGCTATGAATTACCGTGTCAGCCCGGCACATACCTGGCCGGACCACATCGTCGACGTCAAACGTGCGCTGGCGTGGGTGAAGGCCAATATCGCCGATTACGGCGGCGACCCCGATTTTGTCGCGATCACCGGCGGCTCGGCCGGTGGCCATCTGGCTGCGCTGGCCGCGTTGACCCCGAACGACCCCGAGTACCAGCCCGGCTTCCCGGACGCCGACACCTCGGTGGTGGCCGCCGTGCCGGTGTACGGCCGCTACGACTGGTTCACCGCCCACGGCGAGGGCCGCCGCGAGTTCATCGGTTATCTCGAACGATTCGTGGTCAAACGGCAGTTCACCAGATTCCGCGAGATCTACACCGCCGCGTCGCCGATCCGCCGGTTGCGTGCCGACGCCCCGCCGTTCTTCATCCTGCATGGCGAAAACGATTCGCTGATCCCGGTCGGCGAGGCACGCGAATTCGTCGAGCAGTTCCGCGATGTGTCGCAATCGCCGGTGCTCTACGCCGAATTGCCAGGAGCCCAGCACGCCTTCGACATATTCTCTTCACCGCGGGCGCATAACTCGGCCGATGCCGTCGGGCAGTTCCTCTCCTGGGTGTACGCCAGCCGGATGAAGAAGGAGCCTGGTGCGTAG
- a CDS encoding DUF4436 family protein: MRRQIRRVRDIGLRRLALVFFILVAVMSASVTGYLTSRHSTNQNSYFGDVDNPDAVDVTVWISRVDATTQSLAVTVVDIHPTGTLANPNGTFAQDTTVTTAAVGNWQAQIKAGDPAPDIDQRVSIYGAVTDYPFDRYTGRLEVHAYNAENADFPVSLTVLNTDPFFGINTKADASPNGGAAVNLGVYRSMPTLIFAVFVMVLMLGLAIGALVAAFYVLHWRRGLIFPACSMMAAILFALIPLRNAVPGNPPIGSIIDFGSFFIAEAVISIALISSIVVGFRHQRSIERAEEEPQPAS; this comes from the coding sequence GTGCGTAGACAGATTCGGCGCGTGCGCGATATCGGCCTGAGGCGGTTGGCCCTCGTTTTCTTCATTCTGGTCGCCGTCATGTCAGCGAGCGTCACCGGATACCTCACCAGCAGGCACAGCACCAATCAGAACAGTTATTTCGGTGACGTCGACAATCCCGATGCCGTCGACGTCACCGTCTGGATTTCGCGTGTCGACGCGACGACGCAATCACTGGCGGTGACCGTCGTAGACATCCACCCGACCGGGACGCTGGCCAACCCCAATGGCACCTTCGCCCAGGACACAACGGTGACCACCGCCGCCGTCGGCAACTGGCAGGCCCAGATCAAGGCCGGTGATCCCGCGCCGGATATCGATCAACGAGTCAGCATCTACGGCGCGGTCACCGACTACCCGTTCGATCGCTACACCGGCCGGCTGGAAGTGCATGCCTACAACGCCGAAAACGCCGATTTCCCGGTATCCCTCACCGTGTTGAACACCGACCCGTTCTTCGGGATCAACACCAAGGCCGACGCCTCGCCGAACGGCGGCGCGGCGGTGAACCTCGGGGTCTACCGCAGCATGCCCACCCTGATCTTCGCCGTGTTCGTCATGGTGCTGATGCTGGGCCTGGCAATAGGCGCCCTGGTCGCGGCCTTCTACGTACTGCACTGGCGGCGCGGTCTGATCTTCCCAGCCTGTTCGATGATGGCGGCCATCCTGTTCGCCTTGATCCCGCTGCGCAACGCGGTGCCCGGCAATCCACCGATCGGATCGATCATCGACTTCGGGTCGTTCTTCATCGCCGAAGCCGTCATCTCAATCGCGTTGATCTCCAGCATCGTGGTGGGCTTCCGTCATCAGCGCAGCATCGAACGCGCCGAGGAAGAACCCCAACCTGCGAGCTAG
- a CDS encoding WS/DGAT/MGAT family O-acyltransferase — translation MKRLRGWDAVLLYSEAPNVHMHTLKIAVIDLQGVGDRSFGVEEFRQVIRGRLYKLDPFRYQLVNIPFKFHHPMWRENCDVDLEYHIRPWRVRQPGGRRELDEAIGEIASTPLDRSRPLWEMYFVEGLANGRIAVVGKIHHALADGVASGNLMARGMDLQTGPDPDQDFPTDPAPASGDLVRSAFTDHLRQLSRLPGVIKYTADGMRRVRNSSRKLSPELTMPFTPPPSFMNHMLDPQRRFATATLALAEFKETSKLLGVTINDLVLATAAGALRTLLLRYDGKANHPLLASVPVSFNFDPDRVSGNFFTGMMVAVPVEVADPLERVRQTHDAAVLAKEGHHLVGPELISRWSTYLPPAPAQALFKWLSTRDGQNKVLNLPISNVPGPREHGRVGGALVTEIYSVGPLTAGSGLNITVWSYVDQLNISVLTDGSTVGDPHEVTDAMLEAFSEIRVAAGLSGELAVVETAMAQA, via the coding sequence ATGAAGAGACTGCGTGGCTGGGATGCGGTGCTGTTGTACAGCGAGGCACCCAATGTGCACATGCACACCCTCAAAATCGCGGTCATCGATTTACAGGGTGTCGGCGACCGCAGTTTCGGCGTCGAGGAGTTCCGCCAGGTCATCCGTGGCCGGCTCTACAAACTCGACCCGTTCCGCTACCAGTTGGTCAACATCCCGTTCAAATTCCACCACCCGATGTGGCGGGAGAACTGCGATGTCGATCTCGAGTACCACATCCGCCCGTGGCGGGTGCGGCAGCCGGGTGGCCGTCGCGAGCTCGACGAGGCGATCGGGGAGATCGCCAGCACTCCGCTGGACCGCAGCCGACCGCTGTGGGAGATGTACTTCGTCGAAGGGCTGGCCAATGGCCGAATCGCGGTCGTCGGCAAGATCCACCACGCTCTGGCCGACGGGGTCGCCTCCGGCAACCTGATGGCCCGCGGGATGGATCTGCAGACCGGCCCCGATCCGGACCAAGATTTTCCGACCGACCCCGCACCGGCCAGCGGCGACCTGGTGCGCTCGGCGTTCACCGACCATCTGCGCCAGCTGTCGCGGCTGCCCGGCGTGATCAAGTACACGGCTGACGGAATGCGGCGAGTGCGGAATAGCTCTCGTAAGCTGTCACCCGAGCTGACCATGCCGTTCACCCCGCCGCCGTCGTTCATGAACCACATGCTCGACCCCCAACGACGTTTCGCCACTGCGACTTTGGCGCTCGCCGAGTTCAAGGAGACCAGCAAGCTCCTCGGCGTGACTATCAACGACCTGGTGCTTGCCACCGCGGCCGGGGCGCTGCGAACGCTGCTGTTGCGCTACGACGGTAAGGCGAATCATCCACTCTTGGCTTCGGTGCCGGTGAGCTTCAACTTCGACCCGGACCGGGTGTCGGGCAACTTCTTCACCGGCATGATGGTGGCTGTGCCCGTGGAGGTCGCCGATCCGTTGGAGCGGGTGCGGCAGACCCACGATGCCGCGGTGTTGGCCAAGGAAGGCCACCACCTCGTCGGGCCGGAGTTAATCAGCCGGTGGTCGACGTACCTGCCGCCCGCACCGGCTCAAGCCCTGTTCAAGTGGTTGTCCACCAGGGACGGCCAGAACAAGGTGCTGAACCTGCCCATCTCGAATGTGCCCGGCCCGCGTGAACATGGCCGCGTCGGTGGTGCGCTGGTCACCGAGATCTACTCCGTCGGTCCGCTTACCGCGGGCAGCGGGTTGAACATCACCGTGTGGAGTTACGTGGACCAGCTCAACATCTCGGTGCTCACCGACGGCTCCACGGTCGGCGATCCGCACGAAGTCACCGACGCGATGCTCGAGGCGTTTTCCGAAATCCGAGTGGCTGCAGGGCTTTCCGGTGAGCTGGCGGTCGTGGAGACCGCCATGGCGCAGGCCTAG
- a CDS encoding alpha/beta hydrolase, with the protein MTVRPWTTARWLMQAGPADYLLAMSVASAQLPIVGKHLEPLGAATAMSVWGARQMPELVGAAARSWLRPGAGEVRKTERESTRAVSEEGLRGVVATEDLQIEWPAPERTPPVLNALEHRKHLYRSSVRYGDDPAQLLDVWRRDDLPAEPAPVMVFLPGGAWVHGSRILQGYALMSHLAAKGWVCLSIDYRVAPHHRWPRHIHDVKAAIAWARANVDRFGGDRNFVAVAGCSAGGHLAALAGLTIDDPEYQAHLPAGSDTAVDAVVGIYGRYDWEDRSTPERTRFVDFLERVVVNKKQSRHGDLFRKASPIARIHPKAPPFLVVHGSGDSVIPVEQARSFVERLRGVSRSAVSYVELPGAGHGFDMTDGARTGSVATAIGLFLNQIHRDRGAMSTKEVI; encoded by the coding sequence ATGACGGTACGACCGTGGACGACGGCTCGCTGGCTGATGCAGGCCGGTCCGGCTGATTACCTGCTGGCCATGAGTGTGGCCTCGGCCCAGCTGCCGATAGTCGGCAAGCATCTCGAGCCGCTTGGCGCCGCCACCGCGATGAGTGTCTGGGGTGCCCGGCAGATGCCTGAGCTGGTCGGTGCGGCCGCGCGTTCGTGGTTGCGCCCCGGTGCGGGCGAGGTGCGCAAGACTGAGCGGGAAAGCACCCGTGCGGTGTCCGAGGAGGGGCTTCGCGGTGTCGTCGCCACCGAGGATCTGCAGATCGAGTGGCCGGCGCCCGAGCGGACGCCACCGGTCTTGAATGCCCTGGAACACCGCAAGCATCTGTACCGGTCGTCGGTGCGCTACGGCGACGACCCTGCACAGCTCCTCGACGTCTGGCGCCGTGACGATCTGCCCGCCGAACCCGCTCCGGTCATGGTGTTCCTGCCCGGCGGTGCCTGGGTGCACGGCAGCCGGATTCTGCAGGGGTACGCGCTGATGTCCCATCTGGCTGCCAAGGGCTGGGTGTGCCTGTCGATCGATTACCGCGTTGCGCCCCACCATCGGTGGCCGCGGCATATTCACGATGTCAAGGCCGCGATCGCCTGGGCCCGCGCCAACGTCGACCGCTTCGGCGGCGACCGTAATTTTGTTGCCGTGGCCGGGTGTTCGGCCGGCGGTCACCTCGCCGCATTGGCCGGCCTGACGATCGACGACCCCGAGTACCAGGCGCACCTGCCGGCGGGGTCGGACACCGCCGTCGACGCCGTCGTCGGCATCTACGGGCGCTATGACTGGGAAGATCGCTCGACTCCCGAGCGCACCCGCTTCGTGGACTTCCTGGAGCGCGTGGTGGTCAACAAGAAACAGAGCCGCCACGGTGACCTTTTCCGCAAGGCCTCGCCGATCGCGCGGATCCATCCCAAGGCGCCGCCCTTCTTGGTGGTGCATGGCTCCGGTGACAGCGTGATTCCCGTCGAGCAGGCCCGTTCCTTCGTCGAACGGCTGCGCGGGGTGTCCCGCTCTGCCGTCAGCTACGTTGAATTGCCCGGTGCCGGTCACGGTTTCGACATGACCGACGGTGCGCGCACCGGGTCGGTCGCCACCGCAATCGGACTGTTCCTCAACCAGATTCACCGCGACCGCGGCGCCATGTCCACCAAAGAGGTGATCTGA
- a CDS encoding glycoside hydrolase family 6 protein codes for MTSSAAGAVARWIAPLLTAAVVAGMVLATEPVHAGPAIRLADDSAPIGGSPFYVDPNSAAMRASRANPDSPELAYIANTPQAYWIDNLVPGAAVTKYLTGAWAAGAMPMLAMYSLPNRDCGSFASGGFGSADAYRQWIDGVSAQIGGGPVTIILEPDALDMADCLSGSARQERFDLIRYGVDTLTRNPAAAVYIDAGHSRWLPAEEIANRLNQVGIDRARGFSLNTSNFLTTDEEIGYGEAVSGMTGGKPYVIDTSRNGNGPAGGELYWCNPSGRALGVQPTTATGNGHIDAFLWVKRPGDSDGSCGRGDPGPGHFVNQFAIDLARNAGH; via the coding sequence GTGACATCCTCAGCTGCTGGCGCGGTCGCGCGGTGGATCGCTCCCCTTCTTACGGCTGCTGTCGTCGCCGGGATGGTTCTGGCCACTGAACCGGTGCACGCCGGGCCCGCGATACGGTTGGCCGACGACTCCGCACCGATCGGCGGGTCGCCCTTCTACGTCGATCCGAACTCGGCGGCCATGCGCGCCTCGCGCGCCAACCCCGACAGCCCCGAGCTGGCCTATATCGCCAATACGCCGCAGGCCTACTGGATCGACAACCTGGTCCCGGGTGCCGCGGTCACCAAGTACCTGACCGGGGCGTGGGCGGCAGGCGCCATGCCGATGCTGGCCATGTATTCGCTCCCGAATCGCGACTGCGGAAGCTTCGCTTCGGGTGGGTTCGGGTCGGCCGACGCCTACCGCCAGTGGATCGACGGTGTGTCGGCCCAGATCGGCGGGGGACCGGTCACGATCATCCTCGAGCCCGATGCGCTCGATATGGCGGACTGCCTGTCGGGTAGTGCGCGTCAGGAGCGCTTCGACCTGATCCGATACGGCGTGGACACCCTGACCCGCAACCCGGCGGCCGCCGTGTACATCGATGCCGGGCATTCGCGTTGGCTGCCCGCCGAGGAGATCGCCAACCGGCTCAACCAGGTCGGGATCGACCGCGCGCGAGGCTTCAGCCTCAACACCTCGAACTTCTTGACCACCGACGAGGAAATCGGTTATGGCGAAGCGGTTTCGGGTATGACCGGCGGCAAGCCCTACGTGATCGACACATCGCGCAATGGCAATGGACCGGCCGGCGGCGAATTGTATTGGTGCAATCCCAGCGGGCGGGCCCTTGGGGTCCAACCCACCACGGCCACCGGCAACGGCCACATCGACGCCTTCCTGTGGGTCAAACGTCCTGGTGACTCCGACGGGTCGTGCGGACGTGGTGATCCCGGCCCGGGTCATTTTGTGAATCAATTCGCTATCGATCTGGCTCGCAACGCCGGTCACTGA